From a single Dendropsophus ebraccatus isolate aDenEbr1 chromosome 8, aDenEbr1.pat, whole genome shotgun sequence genomic region:
- the LOC138799332 gene encoding lysosomal acid lipase/cholesteryl ester hydrolase-like isoform X1 has product MPSWFAMTIMIYGCASQVLVGYNRNKCVPYPPDPEAYMTVAELITYRGYPSEEYKVVTDDGYILSVNRIPHGTKHHSLEPKPVVFLQHGLLADASNWITNFEYNSLGFILADADYDVWMGNSRGNTWSQKHKTLSPRGSEYWAFSYDEMAKKDLPAVIDFILQTTGQKQLYYIGHSQGTTIGFIAFSTIPQLAKKIKMFFALAPVATVQHPLGPIAACRYLPPVLIKPLFGDKIFMPQTRLTRFFARHFCNFYPLDELCGNIFFLLCGFNKRNLNMTRVHVYTSFCPAGTSVQNMKHWLQAVHTGRLQAFDWGYEGNMKHYNQSTPPLYDVTKMNVPTALWSGGNDWLADTLDVQLLTSKISNLVFHEEIPQWQHLDFIWGIDAPQRMYNKILELLKKYR; this is encoded by the exons ATGCCGAGTTGGTTTGCAATGACTATTATGATATATGGATGTGCCAGTCAGGTGCTGGTCGGTTATAACAGAAATAAATGTGTTCCCTATCCTCCGGACCCTGAAGCATATATGACTGTG GCAGAGCTAATCACCTATCGAGGGTATCCCAGTGAGGAATACAAGGTGGTCACAGATGATGGCTACATACTCAGTGTCAACAGAATACCACATGGCACTAAGCATCATTCTCTAG AGCCTAAACCGGTGGTATTCCTACAGCATGGCCTGCTTGCCGATGCCAGCAACTGGATAACTAACTTTGAATACAATAGCCTGGGCTTCATCCTGGCCGATGCAGACTACGATGTGTGGATGGGCAACAGTCGGGGTAACACATGGTCTCAGAAGCACAAGACTCTGTCTCCTAGAGGCAGTGAATACTGGGCTTTTAG TTATGATGAAATGGCAAAGAAAGATCTTCCAGCAGTTATCGATTTTATTTTACAAACAACAGGCCAGAAGCAATTATATTACATTGGTCATTCACAAGGCACTACTATAG GATTTATTGCGTTTTCCACCATTCCTCAactggcaaaaaaaattaaaatgttttttgCCCTTGCTCCTGTGGCTACTGTTCAACATCCTCTTGGTCCAATTGCAGCTTGCAGATACCTACCGCCTGTTTTGATTAAG CCACTGTTCGGTGATAAAATCTTTATGCCACAAACAAGACTTACTAGGTTCTTCGCCAGACATTTTTGCAATTTCTATCCATTGGATGAATTATGCGGCaacatcttcttcctcctgtgtGGATTTAATAAACGGAACCTAAACATG aCGCGTGTTCATGTCTACACTTCATTTTGCCCTGCTGGAACCTCTGTGCAAAACATGAAACACTGGTTACAG GCTGTCCACACTGGGAGACTACAGGCTTTTGACTGGGGCTATGAAGGAAATATGAAGCATTATAACCAG agcaCACCCCCTTTATATGATGTAACAAAGATGAATGTCCCCACCGCTCTATGGAGTGGAGGAAATGACTGGCTTGCTGACACGCTGGATGTTCAGTTACTAACCTCTAAAATCAGTAACTTGGTATTCCATGAAGAGATACCACAATGGCAGCATCTAGATTTCATATGGGGTATTGATGCCCCACAAAGGATGTACAACAAAATCCTTGAGCTCCTGAAAAAGTACAGGTGA
- the LOC138799332 gene encoding lysosomal acid lipase/cholesteryl ester hydrolase-like isoform X2, with translation MGNSRGNTWSQKHKTLSPRGSEYWAFSYDEMAKKDLPAVIDFILQTTGQKQLYYIGHSQGTTIGFIAFSTIPQLAKKIKMFFALAPVATVQHPLGPIAACRYLPPVLIKPLFGDKIFMPQTRLTRFFARHFCNFYPLDELCGNIFFLLCGFNKRNLNMTRVHVYTSFCPAGTSVQNMKHWLQAVHTGRLQAFDWGYEGNMKHYNQSTPPLYDVTKMNVPTALWSGGNDWLADTLDVQLLTSKISNLVFHEEIPQWQHLDFIWGIDAPQRMYNKILELLKKYR, from the exons ATGGGCAACAGTCGGGGTAACACATGGTCTCAGAAGCACAAGACTCTGTCTCCTAGAGGCAGTGAATACTGGGCTTTTAG TTATGATGAAATGGCAAAGAAAGATCTTCCAGCAGTTATCGATTTTATTTTACAAACAACAGGCCAGAAGCAATTATATTACATTGGTCATTCACAAGGCACTACTATAG GATTTATTGCGTTTTCCACCATTCCTCAactggcaaaaaaaattaaaatgttttttgCCCTTGCTCCTGTGGCTACTGTTCAACATCCTCTTGGTCCAATTGCAGCTTGCAGATACCTACCGCCTGTTTTGATTAAG CCACTGTTCGGTGATAAAATCTTTATGCCACAAACAAGACTTACTAGGTTCTTCGCCAGACATTTTTGCAATTTCTATCCATTGGATGAATTATGCGGCaacatcttcttcctcctgtgtGGATTTAATAAACGGAACCTAAACATG aCGCGTGTTCATGTCTACACTTCATTTTGCCCTGCTGGAACCTCTGTGCAAAACATGAAACACTGGTTACAG GCTGTCCACACTGGGAGACTACAGGCTTTTGACTGGGGCTATGAAGGAAATATGAAGCATTATAACCAG agcaCACCCCCTTTATATGATGTAACAAAGATGAATGTCCCCACCGCTCTATGGAGTGGAGGAAATGACTGGCTTGCTGACACGCTGGATGTTCAGTTACTAACCTCTAAAATCAGTAACTTGGTATTCCATGAAGAGATACCACAATGGCAGCATCTAGATTTCATATGGGGTATTGATGCCCCACAAAGGATGTACAACAAAATCCTTGAGCTCCTGAAAAAGTACAGGTGA
- the ANKRD22 gene encoding ankyrin repeat domain-containing protein 22 encodes MGILYSEPICQAAYENDLDEVQQLVEDDPTVVNVKDSFGGDTPLIAACRKSHIKVVHYLLHNKADLNLTNNKERTCLHYAVRKRFTFLDYLLIVILMPVMLIGYVIMVSKTKQNERLIRLLLAAGVNVNATDSGGNTALHYACKMKSQSIVPVLLEAKADPFIKNKDGETSIDIAERLKFKKILHQMKKSS; translated from the exons CCAATATGTCAAGCTGCCTATGAAAACGATCTAGATGAAGTCCAACAGCTTGTAGAAGATGATCCTACTGTTGTTAATGTGAAGGATAGCTTTGGTGGTGATACCCCTCTGATAGCTGCCTGCAGAAAAAGTCATATTAAAGTAGTCCATTACTTACTACATAACAAAGCTGACCTTAACCTCACAAATAAT AAAGAAAGGACATGTTTGCACTACGCTGTAAGGAAAAGGTTCACGTTCCTGGACTACTTACTGATTGTAATCTTGATGCCTGTTATGCTTATTGGATATGTTATCATG GTATCAAAGACCAAACAGAACGAAAGATTGATTAGACTGTTACTGGCTGCAGGTGTCAATGTCAATGCCACAGATTCT GGGGGGAACACAGCTCTCCATTATGCGTGTAAGATGAAGAGTCAAAGTATAGTACCAGTGCTGCTGGAAGCTAAGGCTGACCCATTCATTAAAAATAAG gATGGGGAAACTTCCATTGATATCGCTGAGAGATTAAAATTCAAAAAAATCTTGCATCAGATGAAAAAGTCTTCATAA